In Aliamphritea ceti, a single window of DNA contains:
- the trpD gene encoding anthranilate phosphoribosyltransferase, producing MDIKQALAVVAEQQDLSTEQMQAVMNQIMTGNASDAQIGALLMGLRMKGECVGEITGAADAMRKLATPVHIQAAKAVDIVGTGGDGSNLFNVSSASSIVVAAAGGNVAKHGNRSVSSSSGAADLLETAGLNLEINPEQVARCIDEIGVGFMFAPQHHSAMKYAIGPRKEMGLRTLFNILGPLTNPASARHYLLGVFDKSLCLPMAQALQALGASHALVVHAADGLDEISLAEQTFVAELKDNQISEYTISAADGGLEVQSLDGLQVNGSDESLALINAAFAGENMKAVDMIALNSGAALYAADQADSLAAGVALAKQTILEGKAAAKLQQLAEFTQSFKGE from the coding sequence ATGGATATTAAACAAGCTCTGGCGGTGGTTGCTGAACAGCAGGACCTGTCGACCGAGCAGATGCAGGCGGTTATGAATCAGATCATGACCGGTAATGCCAGTGACGCTCAGATCGGCGCGTTGCTGATGGGTCTGCGCATGAAAGGTGAATGTGTCGGTGAGATTACTGGCGCCGCAGACGCTATGCGCAAGCTGGCTACACCTGTACATATTCAGGCAGCTAAAGCTGTGGATATTGTTGGTACCGGTGGTGATGGTTCTAATCTGTTTAACGTGTCCAGTGCATCTTCTATTGTTGTGGCTGCTGCTGGTGGTAATGTTGCTAAACATGGTAACCGCTCGGTATCTTCCAGTTCCGGTGCGGCGGACTTGCTGGAAACAGCTGGTCTGAATCTGGAGATTAATCCGGAGCAGGTTGCCCGCTGTATCGATGAGATTGGTGTGGGCTTTATGTTTGCGCCACAGCATCACAGCGCAATGAAATATGCGATCGGCCCACGTAAAGAAATGGGCCTACGTACTTTATTTAATATTCTTGGCCCGCTGACTAACCCGGCGTCTGCCCGGCATTATTTGTTGGGTGTATTTGATAAGTCTTTATGTCTGCCAATGGCTCAGGCGCTTCAGGCACTGGGTGCCTCGCATGCGCTGGTTGTGCATGCGGCTGACGGACTTGATGAAATCAGCCTGGCAGAGCAAACCTTTGTTGCAGAGCTGAAAGACAACCAGATCAGTGAATATACAATCAGTGCTGCTGATGGAGGTCTGGAGGTTCAGTCTTTAGACGGTCTGCAGGTGAATGGTTCTGATGAGAGCCTGGCACTGATTAATGCAGCCTTTGCCGGCGAAAATATGAAGGCAGTGGATATGATTGCACTGAATTCAGGTGCTGCACTTTATGCCGCTGATCAGGCTGATAGCCTGGCTGCGGGTGTTGCGCTGGCGAAGCAAACAATTCTTGAAGGTAAGGCTGCGGCGAAGCTGCAGCAACTGGCCGAATTCACGCAAAGTTTTAAGGGCGAGTAA
- the trpC gene encoding indole-3-glycerol phosphate synthase TrpC → MSHPDTPTILKKIIARKHEEVAERQAKVSVEQLKATIAEQQGSDFDPRGFVANMQKALSEGRSAVIAEAKKASPSKGVMRDPFVPADIAASYEAGGASCLSVLTDADFFQGSEEYLMQARAACALPIIRKDFIVDTYQVYEARAIGADCILLIAASLNDAQMRELNDLAIELGMDVLIEVHNREELHRSLPLNNTLVGINNRNLHTFEVTLEHTYELLEEIPQDRIVVTESGILNQQDVQDMRAKQVNSFLVGEAFMRAEDPGTKLSELFA, encoded by the coding sequence ATGAGTCATCCTGATACCCCGACTATTTTAAAGAAAATCATCGCACGTAAGCACGAAGAAGTTGCTGAGCGTCAGGCGAAGGTTTCGGTTGAACAGCTGAAAGCAACAATTGCTGAACAGCAGGGCAGTGATTTTGATCCGCGAGGCTTCGTGGCGAATATGCAAAAGGCGCTTAGCGAAGGTCGTTCTGCGGTGATTGCTGAAGCTAAGAAGGCTAGTCCTTCTAAAGGTGTGATGCGGGATCCCTTCGTACCGGCTGATATTGCTGCTTCATACGAGGCCGGTGGCGCGAGCTGCCTGTCGGTGCTGACAGATGCGGATTTCTTCCAGGGCAGTGAAGAGTATCTGATGCAGGCCCGCGCGGCTTGTGCTTTGCCGATTATCCGTAAAGATTTCATCGTTGATACTTATCAGGTGTATGAAGCGCGGGCGATAGGTGCAGACTGCATTTTACTTATTGCAGCTTCCCTGAACGATGCGCAGATGCGCGAACTGAATGATCTTGCGATTGAGCTTGGCATGGATGTACTGATTGAAGTACATAACCGTGAAGAGCTACATCGTTCATTGCCACTGAATAACACTCTGGTAGGTATTAATAACCGCAACCTGCATACCTTTGAGGTAACGCTGGAGCACACTTACGAGCTGCTGGAAGAGATTCCGCAGGACCGTATCGTTGTGACTGAAAGCGGTATTCTTAACCAGCAGGATGTTCAGGACATGCGCGCTAAGCAAGTGAACAGCTTTCTGGTGGGTGAAGCCTTCATGCGGGCTGAAGATCCGGGTACTAAACTGAGCGAGCTGTTTGCTTGA
- a CDS encoding OsmC family protein, with amino-acid sequence MQAKVKWDGDVRFKGTTGSGYDLTLDGELKAGPRPMELILIGLGGCTSYDVVGILKKTRQDVVDCVAEIEAERADEVPAVFTKIHVKFVVSGRGLNEKKVERAVKLSAEQYCSASLMLEKGGVEITHSYEIIEVE; translated from the coding sequence ATGCAAGCAAAAGTTAAATGGGACGGTGACGTCCGTTTTAAGGGTACTACCGGTTCTGGCTATGATCTGACTCTGGATGGCGAACTGAAAGCTGGCCCGCGTCCAATGGAATTGATTCTGATTGGTTTGGGTGGCTGTACCTCTTATGATGTGGTCGGGATTTTGAAGAAAACCCGTCAGGACGTTGTTGATTGCGTTGCTGAAATTGAAGCTGAACGTGCCGATGAAGTACCTGCTGTATTCACTAAAATCCACGTTAAGTTTGTTGTCTCTGGCCGCGGTTTGAATGAAAAGAAGGTTGAACGTGCAGTTAAGCTGTCAGCTGAACAGTACTGCTCGGCATCTTTGATGCTGGAAAAAGGTGGCGTAGAAATTACTCACAGCTACGAAATTATCGAAGTTGAATAA
- the rpsF gene encoding 30S ribosomal protein S6, whose protein sequence is MRHYEIVFLVHPNQSEQVPAMVERYTKLIEESEGQIHRLEDWGRRHLAYPINKIHKAHYVLMNVECEQETLDELTNIFRYNDAVIRNMVVRRKEAVSEVSPIKAAEGREERRPRREDKPADAPAPAAEEAPAAAEEAAAE, encoded by the coding sequence ATGCGTCATTACGAAATCGTTTTTCTGGTTCACCCTAACCAGAGTGAACAGGTTCCAGCTATGGTTGAGCGTTACACCAAGCTGATCGAAGAATCTGAAGGTCAAATCCACCGTCTGGAAGATTGGGGCCGTCGCCACCTGGCTTACCCAATTAACAAGATCCATAAGGCACACTACGTTCTGATGAACGTTGAATGCGAACAGGAAACTCTGGACGAGCTGACCAACATCTTCCGTTACAACGATGCGGTTATCCGTAACATGGTTGTACGCCGTAAGGAAGCTGTATCTGAAGTATCTCCTATTAAAGCTGCTGAAGGCCGTGAAGAGCGTCGTCCACGTCGCGAAGACAAGCCTGCTGATGCGCCTGCACCTGCTGCTGAAGAAGCACCAGCTGCTGCAGAAGAAGCTGCTGCCGAGTAA
- the rpsR gene encoding 30S ribosomal protein S18 has protein sequence MARFFRRRKFCRFTAEGVTEIDYKDLDVLKGYITETGKIVPSRITGTKARYQRQLATAIKRARYVALLPYTDAHQ, from the coding sequence ATGGCTCGTTTTTTCCGTCGTAGAAAATTCTGCCGTTTTACCGCTGAAGGTGTTACTGAGATCGATTACAAAGATCTGGACGTCCTGAAAGGTTACATCACTGAAACCGGTAAAATCGTTCCTAGCCGTATCACTGGTACTAAGGCTCGCTACCAGCGTCAGCTGGCGACTGCTATCAAACGCGCTCGCTACGTTGCACTGTTGCCTTACACTGATGCTCATCAGTAA
- the rplI gene encoding 50S ribosomal protein L9 — translation MEVILLEKVGKLGGLGDKVNVKAGFGRNYLMPFGKAVPATAVNLETFETRRAELEKAASDKLVAAQARAEELNEVELSVVAKAGDEGKLFGSIGTNDIADAISSAGIEVAKSEVRLPEGAIRATGEYSVAIQLHPEVTATVGIVVVGE, via the coding sequence ATGGAAGTAATCCTACTCGAGAAAGTTGGCAAACTGGGCGGCCTGGGTGACAAGGTAAACGTTAAGGCTGGTTTCGGTCGTAACTACCTGATGCCTTTCGGTAAAGCTGTTCCTGCAACTGCTGTCAACCTGGAAACATTTGAAACACGTCGTGCTGAATTAGAGAAAGCTGCAAGCGATAAGCTGGTTGCTGCTCAGGCACGCGCTGAAGAACTGAACGAAGTTGAACTGTCTGTTGTTGCTAAAGCTGGCGACGAAGGCAAGCTGTTCGGTTCTATCGGTACTAACGACATCGCAGATGCAATTTCTTCTGCTGGTATCGAAGTAGCGAAGAGCGAAGTACGTCTGCCAGAAGGTGCTATCCGCGCTACTGGTGAGTACAGCGTTGCTATTCAGCTGCACCCAGAAGTAACTGCTACTGTTGGTATCGTCGTTGTAGGCGAATAA
- the dnaB gene encoding replicative DNA helicase, with product MESGSTEELAGVKVPPHSQEAEQSVLGGMMLDNNAWDTVSEIVLETQFYRHNHRLIFRTMEKLVAVMQPIDVVTLSEELDRTANLEEAGGLDYLIELARNTPSASNIRAYAEIVRDRAMLRQMIEVANEIADSAFFPDGRASDDVLSEAEQKIFQIAEERPNEGGPVGVNPLLKKAVDKIDELFNSEGSMTGVTTGFEDLDGATGGMQPSDLIIVAARPSMGKTTFAMNLVENALMAQDKPVLVFSLEMPADQLVTRMLSSLGRINQTKVRSGQLEEDDWPRLTTAVNLLRDKPLFIDDTAGISPTEMRNRARRIVREHGDISMIMIDYLQLMQIKGGTSEGRTAEISEISRSLKALAKELECPVIALSQLNRALEQRPNKRPVNSDLRESGAIEQDADVIMFIYRDEVYNEDSPDKGIAEIIIGKQRNGPIGTTRLAFIGQFTKFENLAPMAYQGYDE from the coding sequence CTGGAATCAGGTTCGACCGAAGAACTAGCCGGGGTTAAAGTCCCGCCACATTCCCAGGAAGCTGAGCAGTCAGTGCTGGGCGGCATGATGCTGGATAATAATGCCTGGGATACAGTGTCTGAGATTGTTTTGGAAACTCAGTTCTACCGTCATAACCACCGCCTGATCTTCCGTACTATGGAAAAACTGGTTGCAGTGATGCAGCCAATCGATGTTGTTACCCTGTCTGAAGAGCTTGACCGTACTGCGAATCTTGAAGAAGCCGGTGGTCTTGATTACCTGATCGAGCTGGCCCGTAATACACCGAGTGCCTCGAACATTCGTGCATATGCTGAAATTGTTCGTGACCGGGCAATGCTGCGTCAGATGATTGAAGTTGCGAACGAAATTGCTGATAGCGCTTTCTTTCCGGATGGTCGCGCCAGTGACGATGTGCTCAGTGAAGCCGAGCAGAAAATTTTCCAAATCGCCGAAGAGCGGCCTAATGAAGGTGGTCCTGTTGGGGTGAATCCATTGCTTAAGAAAGCAGTGGATAAGATTGATGAATTATTTAACTCTGAAGGCAGTATGACCGGGGTAACAACCGGTTTTGAAGATCTGGATGGCGCCACTGGCGGTATGCAGCCTTCGGATCTGATCATTGTTGCGGCCCGTCCTTCTATGGGTAAGACAACCTTTGCCATGAACCTGGTGGAAAACGCACTGATGGCACAGGATAAGCCTGTACTGGTATTCAGTCTGGAGATGCCCGCAGATCAGTTGGTAACACGTATGTTGTCTTCTCTTGGCAGAATTAACCAGACTAAGGTGCGTTCCGGTCAGTTAGAAGAAGATGACTGGCCCAGGCTGACAACCGCCGTAAACCTGTTACGGGATAAGCCGCTGTTTATTGACGACACCGCCGGTATCAGCCCGACTGAAATGCGTAACCGTGCCCGCCGGATTGTGCGGGAACACGGTGATATCTCCATGATTATGATCGATTATCTTCAGTTGATGCAGATAAAAGGTGGTACCAGCGAAGGCCGAACAGCAGAAATCTCTGAGATTTCCCGTTCCCTTAAAGCACTGGCGAAAGAATTGGAATGTCCGGTAATTGCGCTTTCTCAGTTGAACCGTGCTCTGGAGCAACGGCCTAATAAGCGTCCGGTAAACTCGGATTTGCGTGAATCAGGTGCGATCGAGCAGGATGCCGATGTCATCATGTTTATCTACCGGGATGAAGTATATAACGAAGATTCGCCGGATAAGGGTATTGCTGAAATCATCATTGGTAAGCAGCGTAACGGCCCAATCGGTACAACCCGGCTGGCATTTATTGGTCAGTTTACTAAGTTTGAAAACCTGGCGCCGATGGCATATCAGGGATACGACGAGTAA
- a CDS encoding putative quinol monooxygenase, protein MAITRINQFQASSGNEENMQLFLLSLVPYISGSPGCISCEVLRNDDNPSQCIVLERWESKDAHRASVANFPQKDMHAAMVLFTTSPQGWYYSPVAEQAAI, encoded by the coding sequence ATGGCAATTACACGGATTAATCAGTTTCAGGCATCTTCAGGTAATGAAGAAAATATGCAGTTGTTTTTGCTGTCGCTGGTGCCTTATATATCCGGCTCGCCTGGCTGTATTTCCTGCGAAGTACTGCGTAATGATGATAACCCTTCCCAGTGTATCGTGCTGGAGCGCTGGGAAAGCAAAGATGCTCATCGGGCTTCTGTTGCGAATTTTCCACAAAAGGATATGCATGCGGCAATGGTGTTGTTCACAACGTCCCCGCAAGGTTGGTATTACTCTCCAGTGGCTGAGCAGGCGGCTATTTAA
- a CDS encoding AEC family transporter has translation MNLYIETLLFTSDIVVPIFFIVFLGHLLRRHRVIDEGFVNTSSKLVFTITLPALVFMSISRTDFKAVFNPELLLLFIGFTLATVYLLWWLSAKMKLSGSARGVFVQGSFRGNFGIVGLAVCFNMFAEPGLAQASIILACVIPLYNILSVLVLSFPQQGAKVSPWHILRDIVTNPLILSVVFAMPFSYNGWHLPVVGDAIGNYFASLTLPLALLAIGGSLDLKSLRNSSVTAGWATALKLIIIPVIGTLIAWIYGFRGQDIGILMVLYACPTAAASFVMAKAMQGDAQLAANIILTTTLGCVLTLSGGIYLLRLWQVI, from the coding sequence TTGAATCTCTATATTGAAACGCTGCTGTTTACCAGCGACATAGTCGTACCTATATTCTTCATCGTATTTCTCGGCCACTTACTGCGCCGGCACCGGGTTATTGACGAAGGTTTCGTCAACACATCCTCCAAGCTGGTATTCACCATTACGCTGCCAGCGTTAGTCTTCATGAGCATTTCCCGAACAGACTTCAAAGCCGTATTTAACCCTGAGCTGTTACTGTTATTTATAGGCTTTACGCTGGCCACTGTGTATCTGCTGTGGTGGCTCAGCGCAAAGATGAAGCTTTCTGGCAGTGCCCGAGGGGTATTCGTTCAGGGATCTTTTCGCGGTAACTTCGGCATTGTTGGTCTGGCGGTATGCTTCAATATGTTTGCTGAACCTGGTCTGGCACAGGCATCTATCATCCTGGCCTGCGTAATACCGCTGTACAACATTTTGTCGGTACTGGTACTGAGCTTTCCTCAGCAGGGAGCAAAAGTCAGCCCCTGGCATATCCTCCGGGATATCGTCACGAACCCGTTAATTCTTTCCGTTGTCTTTGCCATGCCATTTTCATATAACGGCTGGCATTTGCCCGTTGTCGGTGATGCTATAGGTAACTATTTTGCCAGCCTAACGCTACCACTGGCATTACTCGCAATTGGCGGCTCACTGGACCTGAAAAGCTTACGTAACAGCTCAGTCACTGCAGGCTGGGCCACAGCACTTAAGCTGATTATCATTCCGGTAATTGGTACTTTAATCGCCTGGATTTACGGCTTCAGAGGTCAGGACATTGGTATTCTGATGGTCTTATATGCCTGCCCCACTGCGGCGGCAAGCTTCGTAATGGCCAAAGCAATGCAAGGCGACGCCCAACTGGCAGCCAACATTATCCTGACCACTACACTGGGCTGTGTACTGACGCTCAGCGGCGGTATATACCTGCTACGGCTCTGGCAAGTGATTTAA
- a CDS encoding SixA phosphatase family protein: MKQLTLVRHAKSSWKDPQLADFDRPLNKRGLRDLPGLASRAGKMGLRPDLIISSGANRAINTAVQLARGIGYPPEEIENIAELYHARSETLMNLLQSQSDIHKHIAVVGHNPALELLATYLTGERLRKFPTCGLLHIPLSITCWTELAESCGTLEIFDYPKLHV; this comes from the coding sequence ATGAAGCAATTAACTCTGGTTCGACACGCGAAATCCAGCTGGAAAGATCCACAGCTGGCAGATTTTGACCGCCCCCTTAACAAAAGAGGCCTGCGGGATTTACCCGGCCTGGCATCCCGCGCCGGCAAAATGGGGCTACGTCCGGACCTGATTATCAGTAGCGGTGCTAACCGGGCAATTAACACAGCGGTGCAACTGGCCCGGGGCATAGGCTACCCACCGGAAGAGATTGAAAACATTGCTGAGCTTTATCATGCGCGCAGTGAAACACTAATGAACCTGCTTCAAAGCCAGAGTGATATTCACAAGCATATTGCGGTTGTCGGACATAACCCAGCGTTGGAACTGCTCGCTACTTACCTGACCGGCGAACGCCTCAGGAAATTTCCAACCTGCGGTCTGCTGCATATTCCACTGAGTATTACCTGCTGGACTGAACTGGCGGAATCCTGCGGCACACTGGAAATATTCGACTATCCAAAACTACATGTGTAG
- a CDS encoding AraC family transcriptional regulator, translating into MQQDGLSDILHWLRLKAEVYLHTDFQGCWAVDTSGSRHVPFHFVNNGNSWLHLPDTEPRELQRGDLVIFPRDCKHMLSSEKNCPSRYLVEETLEKIGKFPDEGPLTGLTCGFFEFENKAAWPLLDSLPEVIVLELSQPDKLQSTRALLELLISELEANEPGTRVSVNYLTHTLFVHILRSQIGNGLEKGLLSALFHPKVGKALGLIHAEPAKDWSVENLAHTIGMSRSGFAEQFRDLTTKTPMRYLAEWRMLQASELLRTSELSITDIAEQCGYHSEVAFRKAFKSITGATPGAVRKQS; encoded by the coding sequence ATGCAACAAGACGGTTTAAGCGACATTCTTCACTGGCTCAGATTGAAGGCAGAGGTCTATCTGCATACAGATTTCCAGGGCTGCTGGGCCGTCGATACGTCCGGCAGTCGCCATGTACCTTTCCATTTTGTGAATAACGGTAATAGCTGGTTACATTTGCCAGACACCGAACCCCGTGAGTTACAGCGCGGCGATCTGGTGATTTTCCCCCGCGACTGTAAGCACATGCTCTCCAGCGAGAAAAACTGTCCAAGTCGCTATCTGGTCGAAGAAACATTGGAGAAGATCGGTAAGTTTCCTGATGAAGGTCCGCTGACAGGCCTGACATGTGGATTTTTTGAATTTGAGAATAAAGCCGCCTGGCCGTTACTCGACAGCCTGCCGGAAGTTATCGTGCTGGAACTCAGTCAGCCAGATAAACTGCAAAGTACCCGCGCCTTACTGGAATTGCTCATCAGCGAACTGGAAGCAAATGAACCAGGCACCCGGGTATCAGTTAATTATCTGACTCACACCCTGTTTGTGCATATTTTGCGTAGCCAGATTGGCAACGGACTGGAGAAAGGCCTCCTCAGTGCACTGTTTCACCCTAAAGTCGGTAAAGCACTGGGACTGATCCATGCAGAACCGGCTAAAGACTGGTCAGTCGAAAACCTCGCCCACACAATCGGTATGAGCCGCTCAGGCTTTGCTGAACAGTTCCGTGATCTGACAACAAAAACACCAATGCGCTACCTGGCTGAATGGCGAATGTTGCAAGCCAGTGAGTTATTACGCACCTCTGAGCTGAGTATTACCGACATAGCCGAGCAATGCGGATACCACTCTGAAGTCGCTTTTCGCAAGGCATTCAAAAGTATTACCGGCGCTACGCCAGGTGCTGTCAGAAAGCAAAGCTAA
- the grxC gene encoding glutaredoxin 3: protein MAIIEVYSKDYCPYCKAAKSLLDQLGWRYKEYEVTQDWKKRQEMIRRSGRKTVPQVFIDDNHIGGYDDFSAYVRRLANVS, encoded by the coding sequence ATGGCCATTATCGAAGTTTACAGTAAAGATTATTGCCCATACTGCAAAGCTGCTAAGAGTTTGCTTGATCAGTTGGGCTGGCGTTACAAAGAGTATGAAGTGACCCAGGACTGGAAAAAGCGCCAGGAAATGATTCGTCGTTCTGGTCGTAAAACCGTCCCTCAGGTATTTATCGATGATAATCATATTGGCGGTTACGATGATTTTTCTGCGTATGTTCGCCGTCTGGCAAATGTCAGCTGA
- a CDS encoding sulfite exporter TauE/SafE family protein: MPLTELLLLFAAGVISGMLNAVAGGGSFISFPALLLVGVPPISANATNTFAACSGYLSGTWAFRHDLTAHKKQLPVYISLSLIGGVIGAWLLLQTPEDSFSTAIPWLLLFASILFISGNQLNKLLRKLSPADNKRQWHAIIGSGALLLGVCIYGGFFNAGLGIIALSYLVLIGHTNINAMNGIKLLISSCVSLIAIAVFIYDGAIVWYEGSILLVGSLLGGYVAAQVSRRIPQQRIRQLIIFTSLSITAYFFIDLYQL; the protein is encoded by the coding sequence ATGCCCCTGACTGAACTACTGCTCTTATTTGCCGCTGGCGTTATCAGCGGCATGCTCAATGCCGTAGCCGGCGGCGGAAGTTTTATATCATTCCCGGCTTTACTGTTAGTAGGCGTACCACCAATCAGTGCCAACGCGACCAATACATTTGCTGCCTGCTCAGGGTATCTGAGCGGTACCTGGGCCTTCCGACATGATTTAACCGCCCATAAGAAACAGCTCCCGGTATACATTAGCCTGAGTCTCATCGGCGGTGTCATTGGCGCCTGGTTACTGCTGCAAACCCCTGAAGACAGTTTTTCAACTGCCATCCCCTGGCTATTACTATTTGCCAGCATTTTGTTTATCAGCGGCAATCAGCTGAACAAGTTACTCAGAAAGTTATCCCCGGCCGATAATAAGCGACAATGGCATGCGATTATTGGCTCCGGCGCACTGTTACTGGGCGTATGTATTTACGGCGGATTCTTTAACGCAGGCCTGGGCATTATCGCCCTGAGCTACCTGGTGCTGATCGGTCATACCAACATCAACGCAATGAACGGCATAAAATTGCTGATATCCTCCTGCGTATCACTCATTGCCATTGCAGTGTTTATCTACGACGGTGCCATCGTCTGGTATGAAGGCAGTATTTTACTGGTGGGATCATTATTGGGCGGTTATGTTGCAGCTCAGGTGTCACGGCGAATCCCCCAACAACGGATCCGCCAACTGATTATTTTTACCAGCTTATCCATCACTGCATACTTCTTTATCGATCTCTATCAGCTCTGA
- a CDS encoding glutamate-5-semialdehyde dehydrogenase, producing MNVTEYMAQLGQQARVASRAIAKADTGLKNRALLAMADAIDASREALVAANAKDLAQGEANGLDAAMLDRLQLKSSQIDTMIEGLRQVAGLPDPTGAITDMNYLPSGIQVGKMRVPLGVIGIIYESRPNVTVEAASLCLKSGNATILRGGSEAINSNAAVAECIKAGLKAVGLPEHAVQVVETTDRAAVGELITMPEYVDVIVPRGGKGLIERVSRDAKVTVIKHLDGICHVYIDDDADHAKAVNVALNAKTHRYGTCNTMETLLVHESRTEVLQELAERYRAVGVELRGCERTLEILPFATAATEEDWATEYLAPVLAVKLVADMDEAIAHINRYGSHHTDAIITENYTKSRSFLREVDSSSVMVNASTRFADGFEYGLGAEIGISTDKIHARGPVGLDGLTSQKYVVLGDGHIRQ from the coding sequence ATGAATGTAACTGAATATATGGCCCAGCTGGGTCAGCAGGCGCGGGTCGCTTCCCGTGCTATTGCAAAAGCCGATACCGGGCTGAAAAACCGGGCATTGCTGGCGATGGCCGATGCAATTGATGCTTCCCGGGAAGCATTGGTTGCTGCTAATGCTAAAGATCTTGCGCAGGGTGAGGCAAATGGCCTGGATGCTGCGATGCTGGATCGTCTGCAACTTAAGTCCAGCCAGATCGATACTATGATCGAAGGTTTGCGTCAGGTAGCAGGTTTACCCGACCCAACCGGTGCTATTACAGATATGAATTATCTGCCCAGCGGTATTCAGGTTGGTAAAATGCGGGTGCCGCTTGGTGTTATCGGTATTATCTATGAGTCACGTCCGAATGTGACTGTAGAAGCTGCAAGCCTGTGCCTTAAATCCGGTAACGCAACTATATTGCGTGGCGGTTCAGAGGCAATTAACAGTAATGCGGCTGTTGCTGAATGTATTAAAGCAGGCCTTAAGGCGGTTGGTTTACCGGAGCATGCTGTACAGGTCGTTGAAACGACTGACCGTGCGGCGGTTGGTGAACTGATTACTATGCCGGAATATGTGGATGTAATTGTGCCACGTGGCGGCAAAGGTCTGATTGAGCGTGTTAGCCGTGATGCCAAAGTAACTGTTATTAAGCATCTTGACGGAATCTGTCATGTTTATATTGATGATGATGCGGATCATGCTAAAGCAGTTAATGTTGCGCTGAATGCAAAAACACACCGTTACGGTACCTGTAATACGATGGAAACTCTGCTGGTGCATGAGTCCCGTACAGAAGTGTTGCAGGAGCTGGCAGAACGTTACCGTGCTGTCGGGGTTGAATTGCGTGGCTGTGAAAGAACGCTTGAAATACTGCCTTTTGCGACGGCTGCAACGGAAGAAGACTGGGCGACTGAATATCTGGCACCGGTACTGGCAGTGAAGCTGGTCGCGGACATGGATGAAGCAATCGCGCATATTAACCGTTATGGCTCACACCATACGGATGCGATTATTACCGAGAATTACACTAAGTCCCGCAGCTTCCTGCGCGAAGTGGATTCCAGCTCAGTAATGGTTAACGCTTCAACCCGTTTCGCTGACGGCTTTGAATACGGTTTGGGGGCCGAAATTGGTATTTCGACCGATAAAATCCATGCCCGTGGTCCTGTAGGACTGGATGGACTGACGTCGCAGAAGTATGTCGTACTGGGTGACGGTCATATTCGTCAGTGA
- the nadD gene encoding nicotinate-nucleotide adenylyltransferase has protein sequence MSNTINTSVYAFMGGTFDPIHNGHLRTALEIRDWLNVGQVALMPSKVPVHRQQPGAESGQRLAMVEAAVAAEPGLCAEAREILSEKPSYTVLTLESLRAELGDKAPICMILGMDAYLSLPGWDRWQELLKLAHIVVVTRPGWVYQPDKAMQAFTRAHEVTDKQRLLTAPAGQVIFHELTPLAISATQIRTLVSQGNSPRYLLPDSVWQYIQQQQLYGCKLI, from the coding sequence GTGAGTAATACGATTAATACGTCTGTTTATGCCTTTATGGGTGGGACTTTTGATCCCATCCATAATGGTCACTTGCGTACCGCACTGGAAATTCGCGACTGGTTAAACGTCGGACAGGTGGCATTGATGCCGTCTAAAGTTCCTGTGCATCGCCAGCAGCCTGGTGCCGAATCAGGACAGCGTCTGGCGATGGTCGAAGCGGCGGTTGCTGCTGAACCTGGTTTGTGTGCCGAAGCCCGGGAAATCCTGTCAGAAAAGCCTTCTTACACTGTGCTCACGCTTGAATCATTGCGGGCTGAGCTTGGTGATAAAGCGCCAATCTGCATGATTCTTGGTATGGATGCTTATTTGTCATTGCCAGGCTGGGATCGCTGGCAAGAGTTATTAAAACTGGCGCATATCGTTGTCGTGACACGTCCGGGCTGGGTATATCAGCCCGATAAAGCAATGCAGGCTTTTACCCGGGCACATGAAGTGACGGATAAACAGCGCTTATTAACTGCGCCGGCGGGGCAGGTGATTTTTCACGAACTGACGCCGCTGGCCATATCTGCCACACAAATACGTACATTGGTGAGCCAGGGGAATTCGCCCCGTTATCTGCTCCCTGACAGCGTTTGGCAGTATATCCAACAACAGCAGCTGTATGGCTGTAAATTAATTTAA